In the genome of Streptomyces globosus, one region contains:
- a CDS encoding alpha/beta hydrolase has product MTSLRLAPLGAALALTALLGTGTAHAAAPAVTPATTAATAPVRTVPAASVPAFSDGYGLSVLREETQVRSPTDFTITVTTAQLSGKHPIRILLPAAYDADPGRAWPVTYFLHGGGGNVNDVAAAPALHSDSMITVVPDGGLKGWYADWLMQNTAEGKSNWETFHLTQVVPFIDANLRTRADRAHRAVVGLSMGGYGSLHYAQARPDLFGHVAALSGAIDFGMWEVRGAVLATELNLAGAWCAVSSSSGSGSGACTGHGPYVDSDAIFGSPYPFFNADRVWQAVDPAAPVNLAKLSGTGVTLYTGNNDLIDVHTARASHTVKARLDQLGIPSRLVDYGDGASLAPSCNGGHNYGCWAPAFADYVPRLEAAFATAG; this is encoded by the coding sequence ATGACGTCCCTGCGCCTCGCCCCGCTCGGCGCGGCACTCGCGCTCACCGCCCTGCTGGGCACCGGCACCGCACACGCCGCGGCACCCGCTGTGACACCGGCCACCACTGCGGCCACCGCGCCGGTGCGCACCGTGCCTGCCGCCTCCGTGCCCGCCTTCAGTGACGGCTACGGTCTGTCCGTGCTCCGCGAAGAGACGCAGGTGCGCAGCCCCACCGACTTCACGATCACCGTCACCACCGCGCAGCTGTCCGGAAAGCACCCGATCCGCATCCTCCTCCCGGCCGCCTACGACGCCGACCCCGGCCGTGCCTGGCCAGTCACGTATTTCCTGCACGGTGGTGGCGGCAACGTGAACGACGTCGCGGCCGCGCCGGCACTGCACTCGGACTCGATGATCACCGTGGTGCCGGACGGGGGGCTGAAAGGCTGGTACGCGGACTGGCTGATGCAGAACACCGCCGAGGGGAAGTCGAACTGGGAGACCTTCCACCTCACCCAGGTCGTCCCGTTCATCGACGCCAATCTCCGCACGCGCGCCGACCGCGCCCACCGCGCCGTGGTCGGCCTGTCCATGGGCGGCTACGGCTCCCTGCACTATGCCCAGGCCCGGCCCGACCTGTTCGGCCACGTGGCCGCGCTGTCGGGGGCCATCGACTTCGGCATGTGGGAGGTCCGCGGGGCCGTACTGGCCACCGAGCTCAACCTCGCGGGCGCCTGGTGCGCGGTGAGCAGCTCGTCCGGCTCCGGTTCCGGCGCCTGCACCGGGCACGGGCCCTACGTGGACAGCGATGCGATCTTCGGCTCCCCGTACCCGTTCTTCAACGCCGACCGCGTCTGGCAGGCGGTCGATCCGGCCGCGCCGGTCAACCTCGCCAAGCTCTCCGGGACCGGCGTCACGCTCTACACCGGCAACAACGACCTGATCGACGTCCACACCGCCAGGGCTTCCCACACCGTCAAGGCCCGCCTGGACCAGCTGGGCATTCCCAGCCGCCTCGTCGACTACGGAGACGGCGCCTCGCTGGCCCCGAGCTGCAACGGCGGCCACAACTACGGGTGCTGGGCGCCCGCCTTCGCCGACTACGTCCCGCGCCTCGAAGCCGCCTTCGCCACAGCGGGCTGA
- a CDS encoding helix-turn-helix domain-containing protein: protein MTEDLGTLLRTLRDRAGLTQEQVAERSGVSVRTIRRLESGGSTNHRMGTVNLLADALGLEEADRLRVAAALTGSSAATPVPAAGLQGHKPPDSPPAAFQGRTAPDPVPAAGLQGQGPPSPASAPPPRPPVAGVLAEAARELATEVRRRWRREEAQRRVHDPFPLPVRWQSAPAVLTDRAENIQRLGPGGTPREMDLGGDLRSLADVYLRIPSGRLVILGRAGSGKSILTIRLLLDLLESPAPHPRVPVIFSIGSWDPSTTALRDWLISRLLRDHPHLARRRSGVATLAAVLVDADLILPVLDGFDEIAEGLRRDALDALNATTTPLVLTSRRAEYAEAVRAAHAPLVWAGGIELTDLTLDDLADYLPRTTRGVPTETGTGQSPDAPGSPWDAVLTELRTGRGPAHKNLAAVLTTPLMVVLARTLYSETPDRDPAELLDTSRFPSAKSLDEHLLAGFVPAVYRRRAPERDAAGFQPRAPYADAARAERRLGFLAHHLVRLDRERQDLAWWQLGDSLSRATRTLAVVVASVVSITLAVWLVGLLLASLPLDELLLQGCLMGPAAGLAFGAVYALADRAGGGTAFAPTRIRLTLRVAHESLGRRSLRTFAVRFGHGLIGGAVMGVGCACALSLGRALAAGTSVVDPRIIEGTLINMLVLGLIFGSAAGLVFGLMAVLEVPVDVTAAATPLSLLASNRATAGRQFLILATAFTLAIAFGGYLIVHLLQGTMGPLNWAVRDSLFIGAVGGLGGAASYVLAFTAWGQWIVLARVWLPLAGRLPWDPAAFLDDAYRRGVLRQTGAVYQFRHVRLQHHLGRSFRDRHRDFAPATFTPPSTVDR from the coding sequence ATGACGGAGGACCTCGGCACGTTGCTGCGCACGCTGCGCGATCGGGCGGGCCTGACGCAGGAGCAGGTGGCCGAACGGTCCGGGGTCAGCGTGCGCACCATCCGCCGGCTGGAGAGCGGCGGATCCACGAACCACCGGATGGGGACGGTGAACCTGCTCGCGGACGCGCTCGGCCTGGAGGAAGCCGACCGGCTGCGTGTGGCGGCCGCCCTCACCGGCTCGTCCGCAGCAACCCCCGTGCCCGCCGCCGGACTTCAGGGCCACAAGCCGCCGGATTCCCCACCCGCCGCCTTTCAGGGCCGGACGGCACCCGATCCCGTACCCGCCGCCGGACTCCAGGGGCAAGGACCGCCGAGTCCTGCGTCCGCCCCGCCCCCTCGGCCGCCCGTGGCCGGCGTGCTCGCCGAGGCCGCGCGGGAGCTGGCGACGGAGGTCCGCCGCCGCTGGCGCCGCGAGGAGGCGCAGCGCCGTGTCCACGACCCGTTCCCCCTGCCCGTCCGGTGGCAGTCGGCGCCCGCCGTGCTGACCGACCGGGCGGAGAACATTCAGCGCCTCGGGCCGGGTGGGACTCCGCGTGAGATGGATCTGGGCGGCGACCTGCGCAGCTTGGCCGACGTCTACCTCCGGATACCCTCCGGGCGGCTGGTGATACTCGGCCGGGCCGGCTCGGGGAAGTCCATCCTGACGATCCGGCTCCTCCTCGACCTCCTGGAATCCCCGGCCCCGCACCCCCGCGTGCCGGTCATCTTCAGCATCGGCTCCTGGGACCCGTCGACCACGGCCCTGCGGGACTGGCTGATCAGCCGACTGCTGCGCGACCACCCGCACCTGGCCCGCCGCAGATCCGGCGTGGCCACCCTGGCGGCCGTACTCGTCGACGCCGACCTCATCCTGCCGGTCCTCGACGGGTTCGACGAGATCGCCGAGGGCTTACGGCGCGACGCCTTGGACGCGCTCAACGCCACCACCACCCCGCTCGTCCTCACCAGTCGGCGCGCGGAGTACGCGGAAGCAGTCCGGGCGGCGCACGCCCCGCTCGTTTGGGCGGGGGGCATCGAACTCACCGACCTCACCCTCGACGACCTCGCCGACTACCTGCCCCGCACCACCCGCGGCGTCCCGACCGAGACGGGCACCGGCCAGAGCCCGGACGCACCCGGCTCCCCCTGGGACGCGGTCCTCACGGAGCTGCGCACGGGCCGGGGCCCGGCCCACAAGAACCTCGCAGCGGTGCTGACCACCCCGCTCATGGTCGTCCTCGCCCGCACCCTGTACAGCGAGACACCCGACCGGGACCCCGCCGAGCTCCTGGACACCAGCCGGTTCCCCTCGGCGAAGAGCCTGGACGAACACCTCCTGGCGGGTTTCGTACCGGCGGTCTACCGGCGCCGCGCCCCCGAGCGGGACGCCGCCGGCTTCCAGCCCCGGGCACCGTACGCGGACGCCGCGCGGGCCGAGCGCAGGCTCGGCTTCCTCGCCCACCACCTGGTCCGCCTCGACCGGGAGCGCCAGGACCTCGCGTGGTGGCAGCTCGGCGATTCACTGTCCCGTGCGACGCGGACGCTGGCCGTCGTCGTGGCCAGCGTCGTGAGCATCACGCTCGCCGTCTGGCTGGTCGGCCTGCTGCTGGCCTCCCTCCCTCTCGACGAACTCCTGCTGCAGGGCTGCCTCATGGGCCCCGCCGCGGGCCTCGCCTTCGGGGCCGTCTACGCGCTGGCGGACCGGGCGGGCGGCGGTACGGCCTTCGCACCGACCCGTATCCGGCTGACCCTGCGCGTCGCGCACGAGAGCCTCGGCCGCCGGTCGCTGCGCACCTTCGCCGTCCGGTTCGGCCACGGGCTGATCGGCGGCGCCGTCATGGGCGTCGGATGCGCCTGCGCCCTCTCCCTGGGGCGCGCGCTGGCCGCGGGGACGTCCGTCGTCGACCCGCGCATCATCGAGGGCACCCTGATCAACATGCTGGTGCTCGGGCTGATCTTTGGCTCGGCCGCCGGACTCGTCTTCGGGCTGATGGCCGTGCTCGAAGTGCCCGTGGATGTCACCGCGGCGGCCACCCCGCTCAGTCTGCTGGCCTCGAACCGGGCGACGGCCGGCCGGCAGTTCCTCATCCTGGCAACGGCGTTCACCCTGGCCATCGCCTTCGGCGGCTACCTGATCGTCCACCTGCTCCAGGGCACGATGGGGCCCCTCAACTGGGCGGTCCGGGACAGCCTGTTCATCGGCGCGGTCGGCGGCCTGGGCGGTGCGGCCTCCTACGTGCTCGCCTTCACGGCGTGGGGACAGTGGATCGTGCTGGCCCGTGTCTGGCTGCCCTTGGCCGGGCGGCTCCCCTGGGACCCCGCCGCGTTCCTGGACGATGCCTACCGCCGAGGGGTGCTGCGCCAGACCGGAGCCGTGTACCAGTTCCGCCACGTCCGGCTGCAACACCACCTCGGCCGTTCCTTCCGCGACCGGCACCGGGATTTCGCACCGGCCACCTTCACACCCCCGTCGACCGTCGATCGGTGA
- a CDS encoding M56 family metallopeptidase, which produces MGVFVFLPLVLPLTAWPIARLAEHHLHPRTATWLLTAIAAVLAVCSTLCLALLMVVGTAQLPGNPLPDGWSDPEVRAAVPYDEVAGKAAIPALLAVITGCSQLAWRHHRVRRDTTRALAALPDRSVAVLPDDVPYAYALPGRRRDRVVVTAGMLAQLNGPERRALFAHERAHLAARHHRFLLAAQLAASANPFLRPLRTSVSYTTERWADEEAAATTGSRRTVARAVAKAALVTRGAPVASLAHFAAPGPVPRRVAALLAPAPLSRAWPSVFTAAGLAAWGATAGAAVSALSSANSAVTLFFILKAATPL; this is translated from the coding sequence ATGGGGGTCTTCGTCTTCCTGCCGCTGGTGCTGCCCTTAACTGCATGGCCGATCGCGCGGCTCGCGGAGCACCATCTGCATCCTCGTACGGCCACGTGGCTGCTTACCGCGATTGCGGCCGTGCTCGCGGTGTGCAGCACGTTGTGCCTGGCTCTGCTGATGGTGGTCGGCACCGCCCAGCTGCCCGGCAACCCGCTGCCCGACGGCTGGTCGGATCCGGAGGTGCGCGCCGCCGTCCCCTACGACGAGGTGGCCGGCAAGGCCGCCATCCCCGCCCTGCTCGCCGTCATCACCGGCTGCTCCCAGCTTGCCTGGCGCCACCACCGTGTACGCCGCGACACGACCCGCGCGCTGGCCGCACTGCCCGACCGCAGTGTCGCCGTGCTGCCCGACGACGTTCCGTACGCCTATGCCCTCCCGGGCCGGCGCCGGGATCGTGTCGTGGTGACGGCCGGGATGCTTGCGCAGCTGAACGGACCGGAGCGCCGTGCCCTGTTCGCCCACGAACGCGCCCACCTCGCGGCCCGCCACCACCGCTTCCTGCTGGCCGCGCAGCTCGCCGCGAGCGCGAACCCGTTCCTGCGCCCGCTGCGCACCTCGGTCAGCTACACCACGGAGCGGTGGGCGGACGAGGAAGCGGCGGCGACCACCGGCAGCCGCCGAACTGTCGCCCGTGCCGTCGCCAAGGCCGCGCTCGTCACCCGGGGCGCCCCCGTGGCCTCGCTCGCGCACTTCGCGGCCCCCGGCCCGGTGCCACGCCGGGTGGCGGCACTCCTCGCACCCGCTCCGCTGTCCCGTGCCTGGCCGTCGGTGTTCACCGCGGCGGGCCTCGCCGCCTGGGGGGCCACCGCCGGTGCTGCCGTCTCCGCCCTGTCCTCCGCGAACTCGGCCGTCACCCTGTTCTTCATTCTCAAGGCGGCGACCCCGCTGTGA
- a CDS encoding BlaI/MecI/CopY family transcriptional regulator, translating into MTAPHSTGDGDSRRRGQGELEAQVLAVLGRAPRPVTAAWVQERLPGNLAYTTVMTILTRLHAKGAVARERAGRSFEWVPVADEAGLAALRMRKVLDGESNRQAVLASFVTALSPRDEQLLRDVLAQTADEGED; encoded by the coding sequence ATGACAGCCCCGCACAGCACGGGTGACGGGGATTCCCGCAGACGCGGTCAGGGCGAGCTCGAGGCCCAGGTCCTCGCCGTACTGGGTCGGGCACCACGGCCGGTGACAGCGGCGTGGGTCCAAGAACGCCTGCCCGGGAACCTTGCCTACACCACCGTGATGACCATCCTGACCAGGCTGCACGCCAAGGGCGCGGTCGCCCGCGAGCGGGCGGGCCGATCGTTCGAATGGGTGCCGGTCGCCGACGAAGCCGGCCTGGCCGCACTGCGGATGCGTAAGGTCCTGGACGGCGAGAGCAACCGGCAGGCGGTGCTGGCCAGCTTCGTCACCGCGCTGTCGCCCCGGGACGAGCAGCTGCTGCGCGATGTCCTGGCCCAGACCGCCGATGAAGGAGAAGACTGA
- a CDS encoding BlaI/MecI/CopY family transcriptional regulator: MDAIKSGPERAAARREPGRLEAGVLTARSQAPEPVPASWVRDEVDPALAYTTVATALSRLETKHAVARSRLGRGYGWRALLDDAGLAAIRMHRVLDGESDRQGVLSRFVADLPPGDEQTLRDRLSAAPSLLLKGYGR, from the coding sequence GTGGACGCGATCAAGAGCGGGCCGGAGCGCGCGGCTGCCCGCAGGGAGCCCGGCAGGCTTGAGGCCGGTGTGCTGACCGCTCGCTCCCAGGCGCCGGAACCGGTACCGGCGTCCTGGGTGCGAGACGAGGTCGACCCCGCCCTCGCCTACACCACCGTGGCAACCGCGCTGTCCCGGCTGGAGACAAAGCACGCCGTGGCCAGGAGCCGGCTGGGGCGAGGGTACGGGTGGAGGGCTCTGCTCGATGACGCGGGACTGGCGGCGATCAGGATGCACCGAGTCCTGGATGGGGAGAGCGACCGGCAGGGAGTGCTGAGCCGCTTCGTCGCCGACCTGCCCCCCGGTGACGAGCAAACCCTCAGGGATCGTCTCTCCGCCGCCCCCAGCCTCCTGCTGAAGGGGTACGGCAGATGA
- a CDS encoding protein-glutamine gamma-glutamyltransferase — protein sequence MYKRSGFLALATAGIVLCTAGLAPSVSQAAGPAPVRGDGKGSYAETNGLTADDIRLINALNERALDLGRPDKTPGEGLPNASESLRSSAAAGGRVTPPAEPLDRMPDAYRAHGGRATTGISNYIRKWQQVYSHRDGQARQMTERQREQLSYGCVGVTWVNSGPYPTNKLAFASFDEDKYKDALENTSPRPGETRAEFEGRIAKQSFDEAKGFNRARDVAAVMNKALENSRDENTYLANLKAELTKKNDALAGEDSRSTFYTALRNTPSFRDSSGGDRDPSRMKAVIYSKHFWSGQDPWSHADKRKYGDPDAFRPERATGLVDMSKDRNTSRSPAKPGESYVNFDYGWFGDQKEANPDNTIWTHANHYHSPEGGMGPMQVYESKFRNWSAGYTDFDRGAYVVTFIPKSWNTAPARVKQGWP from the coding sequence ATGTACAAACGCTCTGGATTTCTTGCCCTCGCCACCGCGGGCATAGTGCTGTGCACCGCCGGTCTCGCCCCCTCCGTCAGCCAGGCAGCCGGCCCCGCCCCCGTCCGCGGCGACGGTAAGGGCTCCTACGCCGAGACGAACGGCCTGACGGCGGACGACATCAGGCTCATCAACGCGCTGAACGAGCGGGCTCTGGACCTGGGCCGGCCGGACAAGACCCCGGGGGAGGGCCTGCCGAACGCCAGCGAGTCCCTCCGGTCCTCCGCCGCGGCCGGCGGCCGGGTGACTCCGCCCGCAGAGCCCCTGGACCGCATGCCCGACGCATACCGCGCCCACGGAGGCAGGGCCACGACCGGCATCAGCAACTACATACGCAAGTGGCAGCAGGTCTACAGCCACCGCGACGGGCAGGCGCGGCAGATGACCGAACGGCAGCGAGAACAGCTCTCCTACGGGTGCGTCGGCGTCACCTGGGTCAATTCAGGCCCCTATCCGACGAACAAACTGGCCTTCGCGTCCTTCGACGAGGACAAGTACAAGGACGCTCTGGAGAACACCAGCCCCCGGCCGGGCGAGACGCGGGCCGAGTTCGAGGGGCGCATCGCCAAGCAGAGCTTCGACGAGGCAAAGGGATTCAACCGTGCCCGTGATGTGGCAGCCGTCATGAACAAGGCCCTGGAGAACTCCCGCGACGAGAATACCTACCTGGCGAACCTCAAGGCGGAGCTCACGAAGAAGAACGACGCTCTCGCCGGCGAGGACAGCCGCTCCACCTTCTACACGGCTCTGCGGAACACCCCGTCCTTCCGGGACAGCAGCGGGGGCGACCGCGACCCGTCCAGGATGAAGGCCGTCATCTATTCGAAGCACTTCTGGAGCGGGCAGGACCCCTGGAGCCACGCCGACAAGAGGAAGTACGGCGACCCCGACGCCTTCCGCCCCGAGCGGGCCACGGGCCTCGTCGACATGTCGAAGGACCGGAACACCTCACGCAGCCCCGCCAAGCCCGGCGAAAGCTACGTCAACTTCGACTACGGCTGGTTCGGAGACCAGAAGGAAGCAAACCCTGACAACACCATATGGACCCACGCCAACCACTACCACTCACCGGAAGGCGGCATGGGGCCCATGCAGGTCTACGAGAGCAAGTTCCGCAACTGGTCTGCCGGATACACCGACTTCGACCGCGGAGCCTACGTCGTCACCTTCATACCCAAGAGCTGGAACACGGCACCGGCCAGGGTGAAGCAGGGCTGGCCGTAA
- a CDS encoding carbohydrate kinase family protein has translation MNPVPRGVTVIGECVADAFTDPARSSPSRLALDVLPGGGPANTAVALARLGTPTRFLARFSDDVFGTLFRNHLSDSGVDLTGSVRASEPSTLAIANLDETGQATYSFFADGAADWQWTADELSAAMPEGQTAAVHTGSLALIRRPGGRHIEDYLTKAREHTTISIDPNVRSLLVPPTVYHQRLHHWCTLADILRLSEDDLALLLPGATPEEACDTWHAAGARLVVITLGGRGALASLDGVRVTVPAPAVDVVDTVGAGDAFTAGLLHRLAELGHLGRRLDTLTLEDTADACSFAARVAALTCSVPGADPPRAEAVGT, from the coding sequence ATGAACCCGGTTCCCCGCGGTGTCACAGTGATCGGCGAGTGCGTCGCCGATGCCTTCACCGACCCCGCCCGATCCTCCCCTTCCCGTCTCGCGCTGGACGTTCTGCCCGGAGGCGGCCCCGCGAACACGGCTGTCGCGCTCGCCCGGCTCGGCACCCCTACCCGCTTCCTCGCCCGGTTCTCCGACGACGTCTTCGGCACCCTCTTCCGCAACCACCTGAGCGACTCCGGCGTTGACCTGACCGGCAGCGTGAGGGCCTCCGAGCCCAGCACCCTTGCCATCGCCAACCTTGACGAGACCGGCCAGGCCACGTACTCCTTCTTCGCCGACGGTGCCGCCGACTGGCAGTGGACTGCGGACGAACTGTCCGCCGCCATGCCGGAGGGGCAGACCGCCGCCGTGCACACCGGCTCCCTGGCCCTGATCCGCCGGCCCGGCGGCCGTCACATCGAGGACTACCTCACCAAGGCCCGCGAGCACACCACGATCTCCATCGACCCCAACGTCCGCTCCCTCCTCGTACCGCCCACCGTCTACCACCAGCGGCTTCACCACTGGTGCACGCTCGCCGACATCCTCCGCCTCAGCGAGGACGACCTCGCCCTGCTCCTGCCCGGAGCCACCCCCGAAGAAGCCTGCGACACCTGGCATGCGGCCGGCGCCCGTCTCGTCGTCATCACCCTTGGCGGACGCGGCGCCCTGGCCTCCCTCGACGGCGTACGCGTCACCGTCCCCGCCCCGGCTGTCGATGTCGTCGACACCGTGGGCGCCGGAGACGCCTTCACCGCCGGCCTGCTGCACCGCCTGGCCGAGCTCGGACACCTCGGCCGCCGACTCGACACCCTGACCCTTGAAGACACCGCCGACGCCTGTTCTTTCGCCGCCCGCGTCGCCGCCCTCACCTGCTCCGTACCCGGCGCCGACCCGCCCCGGGCAGAGGCCGTCGGGACCTGA